The Rhodopirellula islandica genomic sequence CGCAAACGAGCTTGGTTGGCACGGTTTCCCCAAGGACGTTCAAAGATCAAACCCGCGGAGTAGGTCGGACGCCCTTCGCTGAACTGGCGGCCAATGGCGCCCACCGTGTTTCGACTGGTGTCCAACCCCGAAACATACGAACTGAGCAGCAAGTCCAATTGCGGCAACACTTGGTTGCGAGCGGCACCGACGCGTGTCGAAACCGCATGCATTTGTTGCAGGCTCTGCACAATGTCAGGACGATTGTCGAGGGCGGTCAGCGTCGCGTCACGCGTGCTCAACTCGATCGACTGCATCAACGGTCGCTCGACCGGCACCATTTCGAATTGCGCGAACTGGACGAATTGGCGGTCACCGGTCAGCAATCGCAACTTGGATTGCGCGTTGCGAATCCGAGTTTCGATGCGGACCAAATCCGCCTGACGTTTCGCCACCGCAACATTGGCACGCAAGATTTGCCGCTGTTGAGAATCGACCGCGCCGCGAGCATTGAGTACCGATTGCATCTCCACCGCACTGGCCAACAAGCGATGGCGTTGCAACCATTCGGCACGGGCTTGGTAAAGTTCCCAGTACGCAGTGGTGACATCGACAAGGTGCGTCTGGATTTCTTCACGCACTTCGCTGTTGGTGATCTGCGCATCAATCTTGGCCAGGATCACGCGAGTCCGATTGACCGCTTTGCCATGATCCCGAAGCAGCGGTTGCGAGAAGTTCAACTCCAACCGCGAGGTGCCTTGCGGGTTGGGTGTCAGGAAGGTGGAGTTATTGCTTTGAAAGCCACCACGCTGCACCACTTCCAGATTCCCGCCGCTGGTCAGCTTTTTGCGAACACCGGCCGAAGAGGCAAACAGATTGTCACGGAAACGATCGGATTGGTCACCGGTGGTCAGTTCGCTGCCGACCGGATCGTTTGTGTCCGTGTAATTTGCATCCAAGAAGGTCAGGGGGTCGAACTGCGCGTCAGCGATCACGATGTCCGTCATCGAGATCTGTGGTTCGGTCAGCAGGCTGCGGATGTAGGGTGAAGCGACCAGAGCCGTCTGAGCCAATCCCGACGCATCAACCGCAGTGTGTTGTTCGGCCAAACCCAGCGGACGCGAGACGTCGGCGTCCCACCACACGACTTGAGGATCGAGCTGGCTGACTTCACCACTGAGCGGTGCATAATTGGACAACGCAGGAGAATTACGGAACCAGCAATTCGCGTCGCCTTCGGCGGGCACTTCGCTCTCCAGAACTCGGTCCCGGTAAGGGTCCACTTGGTTCGCGTACGGACCGCTCGGAATCGCATCCGGGATCGGCAACTGAACCGTCACGTGAGAGCGATACGGATTCGGCTCGCTTTCGATGGTATGCTGGTTGGCAGAAATTGACTTGGCTGCATGAGACTGCGTGGAATGATCCAACGGTTCAACCGGCATCTCCCCCTTCAGCGTGACCTGACTCGATCCCGCCATCAAACCCAGCACCCCGATGGCACAAACCCACCTGCGGCTGACCGCAAGTGAATCGCGCAGCGACCCGCAAGGTTTGCAAAGACGCAATCCTTCGTGGGGACCGTCGGTGGGTTTCACGCGTTGTTTCATTGAGTTGCTGAGGCAAGTTCGGTCTGGAATGGCAAATCGGTATGACTCCAGACACCTGTTCCTTGGTGTGATCGACCGAACCCGTGGAACTAATTCAGGTGCAACGATGCATTTATCCTGCACGACCGGCCCCGCGGATGAAACGAACGTTGCAAACCGCACATCTTCACCAGGCCAGAAAGAAAACTTGGTTTACCCAACCTGTTTTCGCGGCCTCCTGTTGTTTTGTCGCCTACGTTTCGGCGGACGACCGGCCCACACCAATGGGTTGTACCGTGAGCAAACCTGTGTCGAAGCTGTTGTCCCTTGTTCGAACACAGATGTGCGAGGGATCCAATGTCAAAATGGACGAAACACTGGTGGCAGCATTGCTGCTTGAGGGTGGATCACGTCGTGACATTGGCGCAGCATTCCGTTTGGTCTCGCGGCCCAGCGTCTCACGGCAAGCGATCCCCCAATGTCAGCACGCTCGAACCCATGGTGCTGTTCAGTGCCACGCCGATCGATCCCGCGATGATGGACGGGGCCTCCTTGGGGGAAGCGTCTGCCACCGCAACGGTAATGGAAATCCCCTTGGATTCGGAAACCGAAGCACAACAGAGCACCACCTCATCGAGCGTTCAAAATCCCGAGGAACAGTCGGCCTCCGTCGCCAGCGAGATCATTTTCATTGATGCGCTGACACCGGACCTGGAGGCGTTGCTGGAAGACCTGCGTCTGCATCGCGAGGGCAGCGAAGTGATTGTCCTGGACGCGGATCGAGATGGGATCGCGCAGATCACTGAGCTTTTGGAATCACGCACCGGCATCCGTTCGTTGCAAATCATTTCGCACGCGGAAGATGCCTCGGTTCGACTGGGAAACCTGTGGCTTGGGGCGGACAACCTGGATGCCCACGCGGGTCAGATCGCATCTTGGCAGCACGCCCTGACATCGGATGCAGACATCCTTTTTTATGGCTGCGATCTGGCCGCCGATGCCTCGGGCAGAACGCTGGTCGACTCCATCGCGGCACTGACGGGCGCGGATGTGGCCGCCAGCGATGACGACACCGGACACGCTCGTTACAACGCGGACTGGGACCTGGAATATGCGACCGGGATCATTGACAGCGATGTCGTTGTCAGCGAAGCGTTCCAAGACACCTGGGGTCACAAGCTGGCCACGATCACAGTCACCACGTGGATTGACGAGTCCAACGACAATGGCGAAATGTCGTTGAGAGAGGCCATCACATTGGCCAATGCGGGTGCCGGCGGGGACACAATCGTTTTCGACGCATCCCTGGACACATCGACGGTCTTCCAACTCACCCGTCATCAATCGGAAGATGACGTCAATTCCTATGGCGACCTCGATATCCTGAAGGATGTCACCATCGTCGGGCATGGGATCAACAACACGATCATTGACGGGGGAGAACTCAGCCGAATCTTTGACGTTCGTGGAGGCACGTTGACAATCTCGGATGTGACCTTGCAAGGTGGACGTTCTGGTTCCAACTCGGGCGGTGGCATTCAAGTCAACGCCTCGACCGGACTGATCGTGGATCGAGCTCTGCTGACGAACAACTCCGGGGTCGACGGTGGAGCAATCAGCAACTACGGAACCATTGAACTGACCGACGTTTCCATCATCGACAACGGTGGCATCGCCGGGCAAAGCACCAACACCGGCGGCGGGATCCAAAACCGCGGAACCGCCCACTTGAACCGTGTGACCTTGTCTGGCAATGTGGCAACCGTTGGTGGTGCTATCTTCGTTGAGGCAGATGCCACGCTGACATCGTTGACCAACGTCACCATCAGTGGCAACACGGGCACCAACGTCGGTGGCGGAATCTACACGAAGGCAGTCACGAACGTTGTTCATTCGACGATCACGCTCAACACCTCCACCGTCGGTGGGGGGATCTTTGTTGAGTCGGGCACCACAACCGTTGCCAATTCGATTGTCACTGGCAACACGGGAATCAACGCGAGTCCTGATGTCCAGGGGACATTCACTTCCAGCGGTGGCAACCTGATTGGAAATCTCGGATCGGCATCCGGGTTTGGCGGCGACGACCTCATCGGCCAAAACGCGGATTTGGGGACGCTCGCCAACAACGGCGGCTATGTCCAAACACACAAATTGCAAGGCAGCAGCGCGGCGATCGATGCTGGCCAACCAGAGAATGAAGTTGGCGAAGACGCACGCGGGTACAGTTCGCTGGACGGACGACTCGACAGCGGATCCTATCAAGCCCAGGCTGGCGTGATCGATCGTATCTTCTGGATCGACAGTGGAACCGATGAGATTCGTTCATCCAAACTGGATGGGACCGATGTCCAAACGGTCCGCAGTGGATTGTCAACGCCAGACGAACTGTTCGTGGATTCCGTCAATCAACACATCTATTTTTCAGAACCGAATAGCGATCGCATTCGCCGTGTCAACTTCGACGGCACAGGACTGGTGAATGTTCTCACGGGATTGGATGAGCCTCGAGGGATGGCGATTGATCTCGCCAACGACAAGATCTATTGGGTGGAAGACGGTGACGCCTACAATGCCGTCAAACGCTCGGACCTGGATGGCGGGAATACGGAAACACTTGCGTTGGTGACGGCGGGCTTTAACCTGACCAAACCAGACGACATCAAACTGGACCTCGTCAACGGCCATATTTATTGGAGTGACGAGCTGACAAAAAAAGTCGAACGCATGGACCTGGACGGTTCCAACCGAACCACTCTTTTCACCCAGGCTGGCTTTGGCAACGCAGTCAATGGTTTGGCTCTCGACATCGCCAATGACACGCTCTATTACACCGTCGCCGGAACTGACAATGAAATATGGCGTGCCGATCTCGACGGGACGAATCGCAGTGCCTTGATTGATTCCGGCCTGACTCACCCCGACGGGTTGACGATCGATCACGTCAACCAAAAGTTGTACTGGACCGATTCCAACTCGCCTGGGATCTCCATGTCTGATCTGGATGGCAACAATGTCACCAGTCTCGGAATCACAGGTTTGGGCACGCCGCGTGGGATCTCACTGGGAGCCTCGCAAACCAACCAAGCTCCCATTTCAATTGGGTTTCAACCCAATGAATTGGTCGAGAACACAAACACCGCGGCGGGCCTGAGTGTGGGTCAGTTGTCAGCCATCGATGCGGATGAAAACGAAACCTTCACCTACACCGTCGCGGGTGGCCCGGACGCCGCAAAGTTCACGATCGGTGGCGGAAATTCAGATGAATTGATTTTGACCGACGGGGTGTTGGATTACGAAAACCAATCGTCGTACTCCCTCGTTGTGAACGTCGCTGATTCCGTGGGAAACATCACGTCGCAAACCCTCACGCTGCGTGTTCAAAACCAAGCCGAACTCGACGGCCTTTGGTTCAGCACGGACAAGGATGTCAGCGAGTCAGGTGTCACAGGTTTGCCCAACTGGGGAAATGACCAAACGATTCAAATCAGTGACCCTGGATTGACTCTGGGGAACAGCACCAGCGGCTCGGCATCCACTTCCGGTTTCCGTTTAGAAAACTTCATCTCGGAAACGAATGTTTCCATTGCCGGGATGCATGCCGTTTGGTCCGGGTTGAGCGTCGGTTCGGGGACCAACAGCTTTGAGTTGCTAGCAGGCGACCTGATCTTTGCGATTGACAAGAGCGGCATCGATTTTTCGAGTGCCACGGAACCCGACAAGGAATTTGACAGCGAAGACGTGATTGTGTTTCGTGCGTCCACGCCAGGGGATTATTCCTCCGGAGACTTCTTTCTCTTGCTCGAAGATCCTCTGGGAGGAGATGACATCCAAGGGATTTCGCTGGTCGAAAGTGTCGGTGGCGTCACGGTTGGGGACACCACTCTCAGCCAAGGAACCTTCCTGTTCACCCGGTCGGGTAGCGAAGACGATCGAGTCTACACCTACACCGCAGACACAGTCGGTGAATCAAACACATCCGGTACCGAAGCAATCCTGATCGAAGGAGATGACTCCGTCGAAAACAACAACGGCGGCAACTTGGACTTCAACGAAGAAATCGCTGGGCTGCATCTCGTTGAGTCCAACACAACGATTGGCGGCGTCGCCGTCAACGCCGGCGATCTACTGATTTCCGTTCATGCAGGTGGTGAATCGTCGACCACCATCGGTGGAGTGACCGGGACAAACCAAGACGTCTTTCGGTTGACCATGACGTCCACCCGAATTGGCGGCAATGCATCCGTCGCTTCCGTGGAATTGCTGTTCGATGGCACGGACATTGGACTGAACCAATTCGACGATCAAGAAATCAACTCACTCACCTTCGTGGAGGGAACCTCCGCCAATTCGCCGATTAGCTCGATCGCTGACAGCGACACCGATTCCAACGAAGTCGATGAAGATGCTGACATCGGCGACACGGTCGGCGTCCAGGCCTTCGCCGCCGACACGGATGGCGAAACGGTGACATACAGCTTGGTGAGTGATCCCGATTCTAAGTTCACGATCAACTCGGCAACCGGAATCGTCACACTGGCTGCCACACTGGACTACTCCACCGCATCCGAGCACAGCTTCACGGTCCGCGCCACCAGCACGGATTCATCGTTCACCGAAGAAACCTTCACGGTGGATGTCATCCAGGCCAACGCTGCTCCTTCCTTCAATATCACGACGGTGTTGGGATCCATTTCGGAAGACGCTGACCTAACCGGTGGCGTGCATGTGGCCAACGTCGTGCTCACCGATGATGGACAAGGAACCAACACATTCAATTTGTTTGGTGCCCACGCCGCCTTCTTTGAACTGCGTGATTCAAACACGAAGTTGTACCTAAAGGAGAGCGTGGAACTCGATTTTGACACTCAAAGCGTCTTAAATCTCTTTGTGTCGGTGGACGACGCAACCGTTGGTTCCAGTCCGGACGATACCGACCCGTTTTCGCTCACGGTCACCGATGTGAACTCCGCCCCGGTCGTTTCGCTGAGCCAGAGCGGCGACTCGTTGCCAGAATCCACCGCCACCGGTTCACGCATCAAGATGGCCGACATCATCCTCACCGATGATGGAACCGGCACGAACACGCTGTCTCTGTCAGGCACCGACGCCGGCCTGTTCGAAATCGACGGAACCGAATTGTTCTGGACAGGTGACTCGGCCCTCGACTTCGAATCAAAACCCGCCCTGAACGTGACCGTCAATGTCGACGACACCGCGCTGGGCGCGGGCATCGACTCATCGACCAACTTCACGTTGACCGTCACCGATGTCAACGAAGCACCCACCCTCAGTCTGTCCAACCTCGTCACAACCATCAGCGAAGGGCAAGACACCTCGTCCGGAATGAAGGTCGCCGACATCACGATCACCGATGATGCCCTCGGCACCGAAACGTTGTCCCTGTCCGGTGCGGATGCCGCGTTGTTCCGAATCGATGGCACCGAGGTCTGGTTGATCGACAACGCCACGCTCGACTACGACAGCAACAGCGTCCTCGATGTCACCGTTTCCGTTGACGACAACACCGTCGGATCCACGCCGGACGACAGCCAAGCGTTTTCGATCAACGTCACCGATGTGAACACCGCCCCGGTCGTTTCGCTCAGCCAGAGCGGCGACTCGTTGCCGGAATCCACCGCCACCGGTTCACGCATCAAGATGGCCGACATCATCCTCACCGATGATGGAACCGGCACGAACACGCTGTCGCTGTCAGGCACCGACGCCGGCCTGTTCGAAATCGACGGAACCGAATTGTTCTGGACCGGTGACTCAGCCCTCGACTTCGAATCAAAACCCGCCCTGAACGTGACCGTCAATGTCGACGACACCGCGCTGGGCGCGGGCATCGACTCATCGACCAACTTCACGTTGACCGTCACCGACGTCAATGAAGCCCCCACGCTCGGTCTGGCCAATCAAGTCACCACGATCAGCGAAAGTGCGGACCTGTCGTCCGGCATGAAGGTCGCTGACATCGTCGTCACGGATGATGCCCTCGGCACCGAAACGCTTGCGCTAGTCGGAGCCGATGCGGCCTTGTTCCGCATTGATGGCACAGAGCTCTGGTTGGTCAACGACGCCGCACTGAATTTCGATAGCAATCCGACGCTGGACGTGACGGTCGAAGTCTACGACGCGAGCTTGTCCGCCAGTGCTCTGGATAGCGTCGCTCATTCGATGTCCGTGACAGACGTGAACTCGTCGCCAACGGTGAGCCTGAGCCAAGCAGGAACGTCGCTTGCAGAAGACACCTCAACAGGCACACGAATCAAGATGGCGGACATCACCGTCACCGACGATGGCACGGGAACGAATGAGCTGTCTTTGTCAGGCGACGACGCGGCTTTGTTTGAGATCGATGGTAACGAATTGTTTCTGAAGAGCGGCACAAGCCTCGATTTCGAGACCGCATCGACGCTCGATGTGACAGTCAATGTAGACGACTCCTCGCTCGGCGCCGGAATCGATTCCTCGACAGACTTCACGTTGACCGTCACCGACGTCAACGAAGCCCCCACGCTCAGTCTGTCCAACCTCGTCACAACGATCAGCGAAGGACAAGACACCTCGTCCGGTATGAAAGTCGCCGACATCACGATCACCGATGATGCCCTCGGCACCGAAACATTGTCGCTGTCCGGTGCGGATGCAGGCCTGTTCCGAATCGATGGCACCGAGGTCTGGTTGATCGACAACGCCACGCTCGACTTTGACAGCAACAGCGTCCTCGATGTCACCGTTTCCGTCGACGACAACACCGTCGGTTCCACGCCGGACGACAGCCAAGCGTTCTCGATCAACGTCACCGACGTGAACTCCGCCCCGGTCGTGACGCTCAGCCAGAGCGGTGATTCGTTGCCGGAATCCACCGCCACCGGTTCACGCATCAAGATGGCCGACATCATCCTCACCGATGATGGAACTGGCACGAACACGCTGTCGCTGTCAGGCACCGACGCCGGCCTGTTCGAAATCGACGGCACAGAATTGTTCTGGACCGGTGACTCGGCCCTCGACTACGAATCAAAACCCGCCCTGAATGTGACCGTCAATGTCAACGACACCTCGCTGGGTTCTGGCATCGATTCATCGACCAACTTCACTCTGACCGTCACGGATGTCAACGAAGCACCCACCCTCGGTCTGTCCAACCTCGTCACAACGATCAGCGAGGGACAAGACACTTCGTCCGGTATGAAAGTCGCCGACGTCACGATCACCGATGATGCCCTCGGCACCGAAACATTGTCGCTGTCCGGTGCGGATGCAGGCCTGTTCCGAA encodes the following:
- a CDS encoding TolC family protein, which produces MKPTDGPHEGLRLCKPCGSLRDSLAVSRRWVCAIGVLGLMAGSSQVTLKGEMPVEPLDHSTQSHAAKSISANQHTIESEPNPYRSHVTVQLPIPDAIPSGPYANQVDPYRDRVLESEVPAEGDANCWFRNSPALSNYAPLSGEVSQLDPQVVWWDADVSRPLGLAEQHTAVDASGLAQTALVASPYIRSLLTEPQISMTDIVIADAQFDPLTFLDANYTDTNDPVGSELTTGDQSDRFRDNLFASSAGVRKKLTSGGNLEVVQRGGFQSNNSTFLTPNPQGTSRLELNFSQPLLRDHGKAVNRTRVILAKIDAQITNSEVREEIQTHLVDVTTAYWELYQARAEWLQRHRLLASAVEMQSVLNARGAVDSQQRQILRANVAVAKRQADLVRIETRIRNAQSKLRLLTGDRQFVQFAQFEMVPVERPLMQSIELSTRDATLTALDNRPDIVQSLQQMHAVSTRVGAARNQVLPQLDLLLSSYVSGLDTSRNTVGAIGRQFSEGRPTYSAGLIFERPWGNRANQARLRRNRWEWTRSYAEFQQTTEAAITEVEIAVRETQTLFNELIAKQHSTVAATREVEYLRQRWIHLPDPNENAILLIENLLDAQERLADEERGLVRAQVAHALSWVMLRKAMGVLLVCDVADVSPVLSNTPTLIPAEPEPFGGMIDGEQLTLPTVPEWSLP
- a CDS encoding DUF4347 domain-containing protein, with amino-acid sequence MSKWTKHWWQHCCLRVDHVVTLAQHSVWSRGPASHGKRSPNVSTLEPMVLFSATPIDPAMMDGASLGEASATATVMEIPLDSETEAQQSTTSSSVQNPEEQSASVASEIIFIDALTPDLEALLEDLRLHREGSEVIVLDADRDGIAQITELLESRTGIRSLQIISHAEDASVRLGNLWLGADNLDAHAGQIASWQHALTSDADILFYGCDLAADASGRTLVDSIAALTGADVAASDDDTGHARYNADWDLEYATGIIDSDVVVSEAFQDTWGHKLATITVTTWIDESNDNGEMSLREAITLANAGAGGDTIVFDASLDTSTVFQLTRHQSEDDVNSYGDLDILKDVTIVGHGINNTIIDGGELSRIFDVRGGTLTISDVTLQGGRSGSNSGGGIQVNASTGLIVDRALLTNNSGVDGGAISNYGTIELTDVSIIDNGGIAGQSTNTGGGIQNRGTAHLNRVTLSGNVATVGGAIFVEADATLTSLTNVTISGNTGTNVGGGIYTKAVTNVVHSTITLNTSTVGGGIFVESGTTTVANSIVTGNTGINASPDVQGTFTSSGGNLIGNLGSASGFGGDDLIGQNADLGTLANNGGYVQTHKLQGSSAAIDAGQPENEVGEDARGYSSLDGRLDSGSYQAQAGVIDRIFWIDSGTDEIRSSKLDGTDVQTVRSGLSTPDELFVDSVNQHIYFSEPNSDRIRRVNFDGTGLVNVLTGLDEPRGMAIDLANDKIYWVEDGDAYNAVKRSDLDGGNTETLALVTAGFNLTKPDDIKLDLVNGHIYWSDELTKKVERMDLDGSNRTTLFTQAGFGNAVNGLALDIANDTLYYTVAGTDNEIWRADLDGTNRSALIDSGLTHPDGLTIDHVNQKLYWTDSNSPGISMSDLDGNNVTSLGITGLGTPRGISLGASQTNQAPISIGFQPNELVENTNTAAGLSVGQLSAIDADENETFTYTVAGGPDAAKFTIGGGNSDELILTDGVLDYENQSSYSLVVNVADSVGNITSQTLTLRVQNQAELDGLWFSTDKDVSESGVTGLPNWGNDQTIQISDPGLTLGNSTSGSASTSGFRLENFISETNVSIAGMHAVWSGLSVGSGTNSFELLAGDLIFAIDKSGIDFSSATEPDKEFDSEDVIVFRASTPGDYSSGDFFLLLEDPLGGDDIQGISLVESVGGVTVGDTTLSQGTFLFTRSGSEDDRVYTYTADTVGESNTSGTEAILIEGDDSVENNNGGNLDFNEEIAGLHLVESNTTIGGVAVNAGDLLISVHAGGESSTTIGGVTGTNQDVFRLTMTSTRIGGNASVASVELLFDGTDIGLNQFDDQEINSLTFVEGTSANSPISSIADSDTDSNEVDEDADIGDTVGVQAFAADTDGETVTYSLVSDPDSKFTINSATGIVTLAATLDYSTASEHSFTVRATSTDSSFTEETFTVDVIQANAAPSFNITTVLGSISEDADLTGGVHVANVVLTDDGQGTNTFNLFGAHAAFFELRDSNTKLYLKESVELDFDTQSVLNLFVSVDDATVGSSPDDTDPFSLTVTDVNSAPVVSLSQSGDSLPESTATGSRIKMADIILTDDGTGTNTLSLSGTDAGLFEIDGTELFWTGDSALDFESKPALNVTVNVDDTALGAGIDSSTNFTLTVTDVNEAPTLSLSNLVTTISEGQDTSSGMKVADITITDDALGTETLSLSGADAALFRIDGTEVWLIDNATLDYDSNSVLDVTVSVDDNTVGSTPDDSQAFSINVTDVNTAPVVSLSQSGDSLPESTATGSRIKMADIILTDDGTGTNTLSLSGTDAGLFEIDGTELFWTGDSALDFESKPALNVTVNVDDTALGAGIDSSTNFTLTVTDVNEAPTLGLANQVTTISESADLSSGMKVADIVVTDDALGTETLALVGADAALFRIDGTELWLVNDAALNFDSNPTLDVTVEVYDASLSASALDSVAHSMSVTDVNSSPTVSLSQAGTSLAEDTSTGTRIKMADITVTDDGTGTNELSLSGDDAALFEIDGNELFLKSGTSLDFETASTLDVTVNVDDSSLGAGIDSSTDFTLTVTDVNEAPTLSLSNLVTTISEGQDTSSGMKVADITITDDALGTETLSLSGADAGLFRIDGTEVWLIDNATLDFDSNSVLDVTVSVDDNTVGSTPDDSQAFSINVTDVNSAPVVTLSQSGDSLPESTATGSRIKMADIILTDDGTGTNTLSLSGTDAGLFEIDGTELFWTGDSALDYESKPALNVTVNVNDTSLGSGIDSSTNFTLTVTDVNEAPTLGLSNLVTTISEGQDTSSGMKVADVTITDDALGTETLSLSGADAGLFRIDGTEVWLIDNATLDFDSNSVLDVTVSVDDNTVGSTPDDSQAFSINVTDVNSAPVVTLSQSGDSLPESTATGSRIKMADIILTDDGTGTNTLSLSGTDAGLFE